Proteins encoded in a region of the Bactrocera tryoni isolate S06 chromosome 4, CSIRO_BtryS06_freeze2, whole genome shotgun sequence genome:
- the LOC120776193 gene encoding vacuolar protein sorting-associated protein 26 codes for MNFLGFGQSAEIDIVFDGAENRKTAEVKLEDGKIEKMLLYYDGETVSGKVNVTLKKPGSKLEHQGIKIEFIGQIELFYDRGNHHEFKCITKALARPGDLIQNHSYPFDFQNVEKQFEVYAGSNVRLRYFLRATIVRRISDITREVDIAVHTLCSYPELNSPIKMEVGIEDCLHIEFEYNKSKYHLKDTIIGKIYFLLVRIKIKHMEIAIIKRESTGTGPNMFTENETIAKYEIMDGAPVKGESIPIRVFLAGYNLTPTMRDINKKFSVKYFLNLVLMDTEDRRYFKQQEITLWRKADIPRYHNQGQQQHTSMVHAHHPQHASAHLASGPAAPTMASVGSSTVGTGIDSDSSATGAAPESKMGLFTRESPNQEFSQQVDSLPTSPTTPPPVERGIGDGAAATNTSPVMLSTTPPPLPPVSATTATTTASQPEPDDFLAGETQPIPTPAMDAAPDKDGMTNVSLAPTDIDIDVAPTKSETSGVETKKRETATPLIAD; via the exons ATGAACTTTCTCGGATTTGGCCAGTCGGCCGAGATCGATATCGTTTTTGACGGTGCGGAAAACAGGAAAACTGCCGAGGTCAAGTTAGAAGatggaaaaattgaaaaaatgttgcTGTACTACGATGGCGAAACGGTGTCGGGCAAG GTGAATGTGACTCTGAAGAAACCTGGGAGCAAATTGGAACACCAAGggattaaaattgaatttattggtCAAATCGAGTTGTTTTACGATCGTGGGAATCACCACGAATTCAAATGTATCACCAAAGCGTTAGCACGTCCCGGTGATCTTATACAAAACCACAGTTATCCCtttgattttcaaaatgttgaaaaacaatttgaagTTTATGCCGGTTCAAATGTACGTTTGCGTTATTTCTTGCGTGCAACTATTGTGCGTCGCATCAGTGATATTACACGTGAAGTGGACATTGCTGTACATACGCTTTGCAGTTATCCCGAATTGAACAGTCCTATTAAAATGGAGGTAGGCATCGAAGATTGCCTACATATTGAGTTCGAATACAATAAGAGTAAATACCATCTGAAAGATACAATAATTGGTAAGATATATTTCTTATTAGTgcgcataaaaattaaacacatgGAAATTGCAATTATTAAACGCGAATCAACTGGCACGGGTCCGAATATGTTCACTGAGAATGAGACAATCGCCAAGTACGAAATCATGGACGGTGCACCGGTGAAGGGTGAGAGCATACCAATACGTGTATTTCTTGCTGGTTACAATTTAACGCCCACTATGCGTGATATAAACAAGAAATTCTCGGTAAAGTACTTCCTAAATTTGGTGTTGATGGACACGGAGGATCGTCGATACTTTAAACAACAGGAGATAACACTTTGGCGTAAAGCGGACATACCACGCTACCACAACCAAGGACAGCAACAGCATACTAGTATGGTGCACGCACATCATCCGCAGCATGCTTCGGCACATTTAGCTAGTGGTCCTGCTGCACCCACAATGGCAAGTGTTGGCAGTAGTACCGTTGGCACTGGCATAGATAGTGATTCAAGCGCTACAGGTGCAGCGCCCGAGTCCAAAATGGGTTTGTTCACACGCGAGAGTCCCAATCAAGAATTCAGTCAACAAGTAGACTCTTTGCCCACATCACCAACAACACCACCGCCAGTAGAGCGCGGCATTGGTGATGGAGCTGCCGCTACTAACACTTCACCGGTTATGCTTTCCACTACACCACCACCATTACCGCCAGTgtctgcaacaacagcaacaacaacagcgtcaCAGCCTGAGCCGGATGATTTTCTTGCAGGCGAAACCCAACCGATACCAACGCCAGCAATGGATGCGGCACCGGACAAAGACGGTATGACTAATGTGTCGCTGGCACCCACCGATATAGATATCGATGTTGCGCCAACGAAATCTGAAACCAGTGGCGTGGAAACGAAGAAGCGAGAAACTGCCACACCGC